The genomic stretch AGTAATTTCTTTTCTAATGAAGTCCATATAGTCGCGTTTTAATAGAGGGGATAGGGAATtcgaaaataaaatttattttacaTAATATCTCCGTCTTAACCACTGACTAACTCATCTTTGataataattgtaattgacaaattctcatttaagactgGTAGATCCGacttacaattaaaatttataaaatatcaTCATTTCACGATAAAACGAAAATTTCATGATAAAAAGTTATTATCAGTTTATTGTTACAAAATGACAATTTAAGTTATTTCTCTTTATCATTACCTTTTATAAATGGTGACATTTTTCTCGTCTTAAATTAAGATCGTTTTAAAGAAATTCTAACAGGTAACAACTAATCACATTATTTGGATGGCCGAGTGCCACTGTTTGCTCCTCCCTTTCACGACTTATTAAGATTACAAAAGTACAATCCGTCGCGGTTAGATTCAAATAAAGTTAGAAAAATTTGTTACTGCTGATTAAAATTCAAATTGACAGAAAGTGAAATGTTTACacagtactccctccgtcccggtcaattgttgtcctttcgttttggcacaaagaccaaggaatggAGAAAAGGTCAAtaattaaatgacaagtggaacaaattggatgagaatgatcaaattactcatcaagttcattcttaaaatagaaaggacaacaaatgactgagacacccaaaaatgaaaaatgataacaaatgaccgggacaaagggaGTAGTAGACAAGTAGGGCATACAATATAATCAAGTACAATGATTGTGGATATAAGTACATAATTTAGAGCTTAATCGAGTTTCCACAACCATAAATTATTAATCACGCCATACAAACGTGTTTACACAAATTTCCCACGTACGACACTCACAATCAATTTAAATAATATTAAAATAAAAGTGATTTGCGAGAGATTTTAATAAGACCGTCTTAAAAAAGCTTCTTGCATGGAGGTAAAGGGGCCCCACACAAGCATTTGTTATGAACGTAACTATACTTATCAAAACGATTAAGCTCTCCTCCTTTAGGAATTTGGCCGCATAATTGATTGTAACTCACGTTGAATTGTTGCAAATTAGGTATTTTTACAAGTGATATAGGGAGACTTCCATATATTTTGTTATGACTCAATTCAAGATTGTTCAAGCTCTTGGGAAGCTCCACTTTTGATAAATCGAACGTAAATTTGTTCCTAGACAAATCGGCTCTTTGCAAACCCTTGTTTTTCCCAAAAAACACGGAGGCATCACCGGTTAAACTATTCCTAGAGATGTCTAACTCGGTGAAGTCAGCCTCGCCAATTGATTTTGGGATAGGACCAGATAATTGGTTCCTGGCTAGTCTAAGGTAAAAATCAGGATTATTCTTGAACTGGCCAAAGCTATCAGGGATTGGACCAGTTAGGAGATTGCGTTCTACGAAGAGGGCTCCGAGTTTAGGAAGGTATGCAAGAGAAGCCGGGATTGGACCGGTGATTTTGTTAACTGATAGGTTTATGTAGTCTAGTTTAGTGAGCTTGCTTAAAAAAGCCGGGATTGGACCGGTTATATTAGTGTGGCTAATCCAAAGGCTTTTAAGGTACTTGAGTTTGGTAACGGCTTGAGGTATTGGACCGATTAGTTTAGGAAGGTTAATAAATCCGAGAGATTCGAGGTAAGGGAGGTCGCCGACTGCATCAGGGATGCGGCCGGCTACCTCATTATCGTCTCTGACCGAAAGGGAGATAATGCGGTTGGTACGCTCGTCACATTGGACTAAGTACCATTCACAACAGTCGGAATCGTGTGTCCACGAGGCGAACTCGTAGACATTGTTGAAGGCTTGTTTGATTCGAAATAAGGTTTTCTTGTCATCGGGATGACATCGCTCGGCCGAAAAAGTGGAGGAAATGAAGAAGAGTATTAAGATGGAGAGTGCAAAGACGTTTTGGTGTATGGCCATTTTTGGCAAGTGTGTAGGGAATAATGATTGGGAGAAGGTAGTGTGAGAGCTCATAGTGAGTGTTAACGCTTAtttatacacaaattctcattaaagAGGTGTAATATCGGTTTTAAGCTTAAAATATTAACTACATAGCAAATTAATCTACTTGTTGCTTAAAAttaagggatattctctcgtgtacccctgaactttttcgttttctatggtgtacccctcgtttttcacaaaaaaaactttgaccaacaataatTCTCGGTTACGAGTTCAGgaaatgttattttttttttcaaaccaattatctcgtcaaggccttcaatttgaaaaaaaattcaccgctttttgaactcgtagccagtagttatggttggtcaaacattttttaacgaataaactttgaccgaccataattcccgactacgagttgaaacgtcggtgaattttttttcacacggaagacctcttaaagacggtcaatttgaaaaaaaagtttatcgtattttgaacttgtagccaagagttattgacggtcaaagtttttttgcatgaaaagaggggtatatcatagaaaatgaaaaagttgaggggtacacgagagaataacCCTAAAATTAAAAATGTCAAAAGTTTTGTCTTTGTTACCACCATGTGGGTAGTATTGACCCGTCTTAAAACTTGAGACGGGTAAAGCAAGACTTACTGTTTATTATAACGCCTATTTTTTCCGGTCATATTCATATTAGATTAAAACGGCTAAAATAATAGCCTATTTGAAAAAATATAATgggaaattattattttttctaATTCCTAATCATTTTATTTTGTTCCATTTACCTTATTCGAATTATTTAAAGTCGAAAACGATTACTCATCTTAAACATTACGAGTATATGTATATTTTCTAATGTttaaatttgtatacttgagcatGCAGATCACTTTAGGACCACGCAAATGACTACTTATGTCATTATGTGTATGTCCAACCGTAATAGTGCTGTATAGGCGTATAAGCAATGTAGGATATtttaccaatcgttggttggcgcagtggtagcatggggctgcgcttggtagggagcttTGCGGATCGATCTcccacaactgcgattgagaggggtttaaataccgtaatccttggacacgccccaaAATCCAGATTaatcggcccaatgtggttcgaattaccggatggtttagacccaAAAAAAAAAGCAAGATATTTTCGTCCATTGATGTGACACAAATTGAAAGTTGTCCACATACTTTCCACaaattattttttatattttgaGTAACGTTGTATAATAACAAATAGGAtatttttcacaaattttttttttaagacaACACGGtgtatttattttaaatttaaacAATTAAATATCAAATTATTTGTTAGTATAAGaatataagataaatatattACTTTTTCTTATGCATTTTTATACCTAAGTGATATGTACACAATTTGTTTTAAACTTAAGAAGGATCATAATTAGATTATCATTAGAGTTTTTCAAGAGATTTAGGGAGGGGGTGTGAGGGTTCTTTTAGTATAGGCTATATTATATCTTGTCTTgaaaaataatcaaaatattAAACACAATTTAAAATTAGAAAATATGTATATTATTATAGCTAATATAGTATTATCAGTTTCCATTGTATTTGTACCGATCGGATTAAATCAATTTTCATCAATCTGTTATGATTAGGCTTAGTGTGATAGAAGCTTGGAAGTGGAGGGCTGCTTTCATCAATCAATGGAAAGGTATTCAACACCTAATAAGCCTAATCAtaagcacaaaatctcatttgtgacggcacgtatccgttactttggagtgacggataccattttctctcacaaatgacccaaatagaggagagagggaagcacatggaggtgctCCCACCTTAtcc from Silene latifolia isolate original U9 population chromosome 2, ASM4854445v1, whole genome shotgun sequence encodes the following:
- the LOC141642175 gene encoding polygalacturonase inhibitor-like, giving the protein MSSHTTFSQSLFPTHLPKMAIHQNVFALSILILFFISSTFSAERCHPDDKKTLFRIKQAFNNVYEFASWTHDSDCCEWYLVQCDERTNRIISLSVRDDNEVAGRIPDAVGDLPYLESLGFINLPKLIGPIPQAVTKLKYLKSLWISHTNITGPIPAFLSKLTKLDYINLSVNKITGPIPASLAYLPKLGALFVERNLLTGPIPDSFGQFKNNPDFYLRLARNQLSGPIPKSIGEADFTELDISRNSLTGDASVFFGKNKGLQRADLSRNKFTFDLSKVELPKSLNNLELSHNKIYGSLPISLVKIPNLQQFNVSYNQLCGQIPKGGELNRFDKYSYVHNKCLCGAPLPPCKKLF